TCCGCGGGCGTACTTCAATCTGGGGAATGTGCTGCGGAAGGAAGGGAAGATGCCGGTGGCGGCGGAGGCTTATCGCAAGGCCTGCGAGCAGCAGGCGAACTGGTGGGAGCCGCAATACAATCTGGCGGTGACGCTGCTCGATCTGGGCGAGACCGAGTCCGCGTTACAGAAATTGCAGCAGGTGCGGGCCGCTGTCCCGGCGTCGATGGAAGTTGAGGCGACGATTGGCGGGGCGTATGCCAGGCAGGGCTTGGCCCGCGAAGCGAAGGAGTGGTATCAGCAGCTGGCGGGATGTCAGCCGGATTCGCTTTTGGCGCGGCTGCGGTGCGAACTGGTGGAAGAGGTGATTCCGCAGAGCGATGAGGCGATTCGTGCCGGCCGCGAACAGGCGTTGACGCTGCTGAGATCGGTCGCGGGTTCCAATCGCATCGAGATCAATGATGAACTGCATCGACGCGGGAGCACCCCGCCGATGTCGTGGACGTATCACGGACTTGATGACCGGCCGTTGCGAGAAGCGCTGGCGGCGATTTATCTGCAGGCGATTGAACCGGTGTCGCGTACAGCGCGGGTGAAGTCAGCGTGTCCGCATGTGGGAGTTGTGGTGACGCATGGTCATGAAGGGGTCTTTGATCGCTGCTGGGGGGCGTTGGCGAATCAGCTTGCCGAACGGGGACGCGTGCGAGTCAGTCTGGTCAGTACGCAGGCAGGGCTGAATACGTTGCGGCATCTGCGGCCGGGGTCGAAGTGCGGAGAGTTCGTGGTGCCTGAGTCACTGCCGCAGGCGGCCAGGGTTCTCGCCGCGAGTGACATTGATCTGTTGTATTACTGGGAAGTCGGTACGGATGCATTCAATTATCTGTTGCCGTTCTTTCAGCCGGTGGAACAGCAATGGGCGGGCTGGGGTTGGCCCATTACGGCGGGGCATGAGCGGATCACCGGGTATCTCAGCAGCAGCCTGCTGGAACCGGCGGGAGCGGAACAGCATTACACGGAACGGCTGGTGCAGATGCCTGTGCTGCCGACGTACTACGAACGCCCGCCGGTTCCGCAGCAAGCAGTGTCTCGCAGCGAGTGGGGATTGCCGGAGCAGGGGCCGTTGTTGCTGTGCCAGCAGAACCTGCGGAAGTGGCAACCGGGTTTTGATCGGCTCGTGGGAGAGATCCTGAGACGGCAGCCGACGGCGAGGCTGGCGGTGATCGCAGACGAGCAGCAGACGATCTCGAAGCTGTTCATGGATCGATTGCAGCGGTCGATTCCAGATGTGTTTTCACGGATTCAGCTGTTGTCGCGAATGAGTCGCGAGAAGTACCTGAGTCTTGTCGCGAGTGCTGATTTAATTCTTGACCCGCCGGGTTATGGGGCGGGTGCGAATACGGCGCTCGATGCGGCCGCGGCGGGAACGCCGGTGGTGACGTTGACGGGCGAGTTTCATCGGGGGCGTTGGCAGACTGCCGTGAACGAGCAACTGGGCGTCAAGGAGTTGTCGGTTGCTTCGGCAAAGGAGTATGTGGAGACCGTCTGTCGGCTATTGGAAGATGAGGAGCAGCTTCGGAGTCTGCGGGAGCGAATTCAACAGGTCGCGCCGCAACTGTTTTGTCAGATGGAGGCCGTCACCGCGTTTGAAGAATTCTTTCTGGCGCAGTGTCGCTGAAATGCGCGTCTCGGCGGTGTTTTGACGTGCGGCAGCGTGATATCGTGCCGGAAAGAGCGGCCCATCTAGTGTGATCAGGAAAGCGGGTACGGGATGTCGGAAGCAGACGAGCAAACACCTCGCGAAATCGCCTGTGAAGTGACGCCGGGTTTGCAGCAGTGGCTGTTCGCGTCGGGCGGTTCGATCGCGGTGACGACGTATCAGGCAGGCAAGATCGCCCTGTTCGGCAAGTTGGGTGATCAGGTGTCGCTGCTGATGCGGGACTTCCGCAAGCCGATGGGCTTTCATGTCATGGGCAACCGGATGGCGCTGGCCACCAAGCACGAGATCACGATTCTCGCGAATGCCCCGTTGCTGGCTCCGGACTATCTGGAAAAAGAAAAAGGACGATACGACGGGTTGTTTCTGCCGCGCGTGACGTATTACACCGGCGACTGCAACGTGCACGACGTGGCGTTTGGCAAGGAAGGGGTCTGGTTCGTCAACACGCGGTTCTCCTGCCTGTCAGGCTTGAGCCATGACTTCTGCTGTATCCCGCGGTGGAAGCCGCCGTTCGTCTCGGAGCTGGCCCCGGAAGACCGTTGCCATTTGAACGGACTGGCGATGGTCAACGGCGAGCCGAAGTACGTTACTGCCCTGGGGACGACGGACTTTCCCGGCGCGTGGCGCGAGCAGAAAGCGACCGGCGGCGTGGTGATGGAAGTCCCGTCAGGTGAGATCGTGGTCCGAGGGCTGGCGATGCCGCATTCGCCGCGGTGGCACAACGGCGCACTCTGGTTTCTGAACTCCGGCGAAGGCCAGTTGTGCCGGATGCAGCCGGGCAGGCCGGGCTTTGATGTCGTCTGTCAGATCCCAGGGTACTTGCGGGGACTGTGTCTGATGGGCTCGTTTGCACTGGTCGGCATGTGTCAGGTGCGTGAGAAGCATATTTTCGGCGGCCTGCCGATTCAGAACAGCGGCGTCGAGCTGAAGTGCGGCGTGGCTCTGATCGACCTGACGCGGGGAGTCGAGTTGGGACGAATCAACTTCACGGCGGGCTGCACCGAGATTTTCGAAGTCCAGTTTCTGCCCGGCCTGAAAAACGTGATGATCGTGAATTCGCAGCAGGAAGCGGCACAGCAGGCGTTTCCCTGCCCGGAGTTTTCCTACTGGCTGCGGCCGAGCAATCTGGTCGCGGACTTTAACTGACATAGTTGTCAGTTTTCAGTTGTCAGTATTCAGTTCAAATCACGATTCCAGCAGCGAAATTGCAATTGTGAATTTGAATTGTGCTTACGGTGGCATTCAAGTTGCCCCGTTTGAGAAACACCTGCGTTTGACGCGTTTTGAGCTGACTGGGGAGTTCAATCTGTCCGTTCAGACGACGGTGGCGAGTGCGAATTCATCCTTCTGATCGACAGGAAACCAGCCATGTCCCGGCAAGTAGTTCTGGAAGCGGCGGCTCAGAAATTTGCGGACGACACGGCCAAGCCGCCTTACCTGTTCGAAGTTCCTCCAGCAGAGGGGCGGAAAATTGTCGACAAGGTGCAGTCGGAACCGATCGCCAAACCGGACGTCGACGTGGAAGAGTTGTCGGTGCCGGGTGGACCGAAGGGGAATGTTTCGATTCACATTCTCCGCCCGAAGAAGTCGACCGGGGTGTTGCCGGTGATCGTCTACGTTCACGGGGCTGGCTGGGTGTTTGGAAACGCCCATACGCATGACCGGCTGGTTCGCGAGTTGTGCGTCGGCGTGCAGGCGGCTGTGGTGTTTGTGAATTACAGCCTGTCCCCAGAGGCGAAATACCCTCAGGCTCTGGAAGAGTGTTATGCCGTTTTGAAATGGGTCTCTGAACAGGGCCGGGCACACAAACTCGATCCAACGCGACTGGCTATCGCAGGTGACAGCGTCGGCGGCAACATGGCGACCGCCGCGACGATTCTGGCGAAGCAGCGCCGCGTGCCAGTGATCACCAGACAATTGCTGTTCTATCCAGTCACGGATGCCAACTTCGATACCGAATCGTACAAGCAGTTTGCCGAGGGCTACTTCCTGCGGCGGGATGCGATGCAGTGGTTCTGGGATCAGTACACCACCGATCCGAAGCAACGGGCCGAGTCCACGGCGTCACCACTCCGGGCGTCACACGATGATCTCAGCGGACTGCCTGAGGCGTTGATTATCACTGCCGAAGCGGACGTGCTGCGAGATGAAGGGGAAGCCTATGCCGCGAAACTGCGATCAGCCGGCGTTCCCGTGATTCAGGCTCGCTTTCAGGGAATCATTCACGACTTCGTGATGCTGAACGCATTGACTCATACCACAGCGAAACAGGGGGCGATGCAACTGGCGATTAGTTGGTTGAAGGAGGGGATTGCTCCCTGAGATGTCGCCATAGGAACTGCGGTCGAGAAAGTCTCACGCAAAGCCGCGAAGGCGCAAAGAAGGCAAGGCGGGACTTCCTCAGTCTGTTGAGCTCTGTGCATTCTCAATGCGGCTCAGTTCGTAGGCTGAAGTACGTCATTCAGTACTCGTTCAATCTCATTCAGGATGGGTCTGTAGATCGCAGAGAATCTGTCTTGTTGGTCTTTGTCCGCTTGTTTCAGCCACTCTAGCTAAGCGACTCGTTCGAAATTCCAGGAGTACGAATGTCGATGCAAATTGTCTTCGCCAATGAGGCTGGGGACGTTGTGGAGAAACTCAATCTCGGCTTTCATCCAGGCGTCGTTTCCTGAGTAGACGGCCAGTTGCAACGCGGGCAGACCACGCCGCAGCAACTCGATGTAGAGAGCATCCAATTCGGAAAGAGTTGCCATTTCAATTTCCTGAATTCATACCGTCACAACAATCTTGCCGATCTGCTGGTTGGATTCCATGTAGCGGTGGGCTTCTACGATCTGGTCGAGAGGGAACGTCTTGGCGACGATCGGTTTCAGCTTGCCTGAGGCGAGGCCGTCGGTGACGAACTTTTTGCCGGCTTCGAGTTGCGCGGCATCGACTGTCCATTCGAAGAGGACGTACCCGCGAATGGTGAGTGATTTACCGAGCACGTCCATCAGCGGCAGGGGGGTGGGTTCGGTGCTGAGAGCGCCATACTGAAACAGGATGCCGAACTGACAAAGTGCTGACGCGAGCTTCGCCACGGTGGGGCCGCCGACGGGGTCGAAGGCGATACGGGCGCCCTTGCCGTCTGTGAGCTTTTGGACTTCTTTGACGAGATCCTGTTCTTCGGTCGCGATGACGTGTGCCGCGCCGAGCTTGAGGAGCGCGTCGCGCTTGTCGCTGGTTCTGGTGAGCGCGACAGGCGTCGCGCCGACCATGTTCGCCATTTGAATTGCCGAGATGCCGACGCTGCTGGAGGCGGCCGGAATCAAGACGACGTCGCCGGAAGTCATTTTGGCGATGTCGATCAACGCGCCGTAGGCGGTGAGATACTGCATCCAGATGGCCGAAGCTTCGACCCAGGAGAGATTCGCAGGATGTTTTGCCACCGCTGCGGCGGGGACGAGGGCGACATCACCATAGACGCCATACTTCCCCATGGAGAAGGCAGGAATCGTGCTGACGGCATCGCCGACCTTGAACGCAGTGACGCCGGGACCGACGGCGTCCACAACGCCTGCGGCTTCGTAGCCAAGTCGAGAAGGTGGAGTCGGATCTTCCAGGTACATGCCAGAGCGATACATCGCTTCCGCACGGTTCAGCCCGAGGGCTTTCACCTGAATCCGCACTTCACCAGATCCCGGGGCAGGAACATCGAGGTTGTCGATCTGCAGAACTTCAGGACCACCGGTTTTGTGAAAACGAACGACGCGTGACATGGGATTCTTTCTGGAAATTCGAAATTCGAAGCACGAAATCCGAAACAGGAGTCAATGACTGAAATTCAAAATGCGGAAAGAGGAACCACGAATGGGACGAATTTCACGAATCACTTAAGGAATTTAAGGAGTGGTTCAATCCTCTGATGAGCCCTCAACTCTGTTCTCCTGCACACTCAACACTCAACACTCAGCACTCGACACTCAACTCTTCTATACCAGTCCCTTCCACTTTCTCAACGTCCATTCCAGCGTCATCAGGCCGACGAAGATCAGCAGGAGGGGCCAGCCGTCCCAGAGGTTGATGCGCTGCGTCCGCTTGAATTCGGAGGGAATGCCTTCCTTGAGCAGTGTGTTGAGGAAGTCGGTCAGGTTCTCCGGCGGGATGACCGTGCCGCCAGTCAGTGCGGCCAGCTCCGACATCAGCGTGGGGTCGGCGGAAGGGTTGTCGAGTTCGAGATCACGGGCATCGACGACGAATCGGGTCATCGCCGAGATCCCCAAAGCCTGACCATCTTTCGAAGCGTTGACGCGGACCCAGTAGTCGCCGGGGGCACTCGTTTTGGAAAACTCCGCCAATGCCCCGGTCGGTTGCCGTTGAGGAATCACTTTCTCCGTCTTGCCGTCGGGGGTGACCACTTCCACGTCATACTGGGCGTCGGCGATGGGATTCCCCTGGCCGTCCTGTGCTCCCATTTCGATCGGGACTTGCGACTGGGGAGAGAAGCTGCGGGGCTCGACCCGGACCCAGACGGGTTGATCGGATTCGAATTCCTTTCTGGCGAGCCAGAGCATGACCTGTTGCCAGAAGCGCTGGTGTTCCGCGGCATGACCGTGGAGGTGCCATTTCCAGGTTTCGTCGATGCCGAGGGCGAGGACGCGGCTTTTGCCGGTGTCGGCGACGATGAGCAAGGGTTCCTGCTGTTCCGATTCGGCGAGGATCTCGACCGCGCCGGACTTGGGAGTCAGTCGGTTCGCGCCGGACATCTCCGGCAGTTGCCGCCATGTCTGGTCGTTCTGCAACGTCGAGAGCTGCATCAGATATTTGCGGTCGCCGTCGCGGGTCGGGAGCATGCGAAGCGGATGCTCGATGCCATTGCGTGCGGTCTTGTCGTTCGGCCCGAGGCGTTCTGTGGAGGACATGCGGACGGGCAGGAGTTCTGCCAGGGGGCTGCTGGCATAACCGCCTGCGCCGAAGTTGCGGGAGCCGCCGAGCATGCCCAGGCCGGCTCCTTCCCGCACTCGCGCGGCGAGCAGTTCGAGCAGGTCGCGCCCTTGTACTTTGAAGGCATCTGCCGGCAGGTCGCCAATCAGGTAGACGTCATAGGCGCCGGGTTCGAACAGTTTCGGATCGAGGGCCGCAGGATTGCCCCGTTGTCCGCCGAGAATGAACTGCGTGTCGAGTTGAATCTTGGCGGTGTCGTTGAGTTCGCGAAGGAACTTCTGTTCGATGCGAAGAGTGTCGAAGTAGGCGACCCGCAGGCCCCCTTTGCGGACGGTGACCAGAGTTTCGAGGAGGTTGTTGTTGAGCTTGATCTCGCCTTCTTCGGGCACGACTTCGGCGGCGATTTTGTAGTCACCAGGCTGTTCGGCGATGAACGAGAGCTCGACGTTCATCGCGACGGAGTTTTCGTTCGTGCGGAGTTCCGTGAACGGCTTGGCGTCTTGAGAGAGGGGAATAGGTTTCAGCGGACCTGATTCACCGAGTGCTTTGCCGGTGCGGTCTTCCATGAGGAGGCGTACTTTGACCTTCTTGCCGGCCGCCCCCTGTAAACGCACCTGCATGCGGACGGGGACGGTTTTGCGTTCGAACGTGACAGGCTGGTCGAGAATCAGTTCTTCGACGGAAAGGTCGAGTCCGCTGGTGGAGAGTTCGGACGTTCCGAAGAGGACGGGATTGATGGGGACGCCGCGTTCTTCTGACAGGCGTCGGGCGGCGATGAGGGGGTCGACGTCGTCTTCACCGCCAGCGCGCTGGGCGCCATCGCTGAGCAGCAGCACGCCGACGAGCCGGTCGTTTCGGGTTTGTTCGCGGAGTTCGTCCAGCACCTTGCCGATGGCGGTCATTTTGCCGTCGGCGACTTTGTCGGGAGTGACGACAGGTTTCAGGTCGGCGGCGAAATCGAGGAGCTTGAGGTCGATCTCTTTGCCGAGGGCCTCGAGGACGGACTGGTTGTCTTGCCACGTCTTGAGCAGGGATTCGCGACGGGTAAGGCCGCCGGGGCCGTCGGGAGTGTTCATGCTGCCGCTGCTGTCGAACAGAACGGCGATTTCCGAGTGCTGCTTGTCAGTCTCTTCGATCTGAATCGACGGCCGGAGCATCGCGAAAATGAGGACGAGAGCCGTCAGCAGCCGCAGTCCGATGAGGGTGTATCGCCAGCGGGGAGGAAGTGATCGCACCCGGGGTGGATACGTCAGGAGGACGAGGGCCAGCATCGCCGCGGCGGCGACGCCAATCCAGGGCCAGCTCCAGACAGGTTCGACAAGA
This sequence is a window from Planctomicrobium piriforme. Protein-coding genes within it:
- a CDS encoding tetratricopeptide repeat protein, which encodes MTTLLDAQDAHRNGHLVAAETAYRTLLREQRSVADAAHGLALVYAQQSRLDESLPLFQQAIQAAPQRPDFWNNLAEAERRAGRLRESIAHFQKALQLAPQFPDAWFNLGCALSSEERLSEAVDAFRRAIALRPNYPRAYFNLGNVLRKEGKMPVAAEAYRKACEQQANWWEPQYNLAVTLLDLGETESALQKLQQVRAAVPASMEVEATIGGAYARQGLAREAKEWYQQLAGCQPDSLLARLRCELVEEVIPQSDEAIRAGREQALTLLRSVAGSNRIEINDELHRRGSTPPMSWTYHGLDDRPLREALAAIYLQAIEPVSRTARVKSACPHVGVVVTHGHEGVFDRCWGALANQLAERGRVRVSLVSTQAGLNTLRHLRPGSKCGEFVVPESLPQAARVLAASDIDLLYYWEVGTDAFNYLLPFFQPVEQQWAGWGWPITAGHERITGYLSSSLLEPAGAEQHYTERLVQMPVLPTYYERPPVPQQAVSRSEWGLPEQGPLLLCQQNLRKWQPGFDRLVGEILRRQPTARLAVIADEQQTISKLFMDRLQRSIPDVFSRIQLLSRMSREKYLSLVASADLILDPPGYGAGANTALDAAAAGTPVVTLTGEFHRGRWQTAVNEQLGVKELSVASAKEYVETVCRLLEDEEQLRSLRERIQQVAPQLFCQMEAVTAFEEFFLAQCR
- a CDS encoding TIGR03032 family protein — encoded protein: MSEADEQTPREIACEVTPGLQQWLFASGGSIAVTTYQAGKIALFGKLGDQVSLLMRDFRKPMGFHVMGNRMALATKHEITILANAPLLAPDYLEKEKGRYDGLFLPRVTYYTGDCNVHDVAFGKEGVWFVNTRFSCLSGLSHDFCCIPRWKPPFVSELAPEDRCHLNGLAMVNGEPKYVTALGTTDFPGAWREQKATGGVVMEVPSGEIVVRGLAMPHSPRWHNGALWFLNSGEGQLCRMQPGRPGFDVVCQIPGYLRGLCLMGSFALVGMCQVREKHIFGGLPIQNSGVELKCGVALIDLTRGVELGRINFTAGCTEIFEVQFLPGLKNVMIVNSQQEAAQQAFPCPEFSYWLRPSNLVADFN
- a CDS encoding alpha/beta hydrolase; this encodes MSRQVVLEAAAQKFADDTAKPPYLFEVPPAEGRKIVDKVQSEPIAKPDVDVEELSVPGGPKGNVSIHILRPKKSTGVLPVIVYVHGAGWVFGNAHTHDRLVRELCVGVQAAVVFVNYSLSPEAKYPQALEECYAVLKWVSEQGRAHKLDPTRLAIAGDSVGGNMATAATILAKQRRVPVITRQLLFYPVTDANFDTESYKQFAEGYFLRRDAMQWFWDQYTTDPKQRAESTASPLRASHDDLSGLPEALIITAEADVLRDEGEAYAAKLRSAGVPVIQARFQGIIHDFVMLNALTHTTAKQGAMQLAISWLKEGIAP
- a CDS encoding zinc-dependent alcohol dehydrogenase family protein, yielding MSRVVRFHKTGGPEVLQIDNLDVPAPGSGEVRIQVKALGLNRAEAMYRSGMYLEDPTPPSRLGYEAAGVVDAVGPGVTAFKVGDAVSTIPAFSMGKYGVYGDVALVPAAAVAKHPANLSWVEASAIWMQYLTAYGALIDIAKMTSGDVVLIPAASSSVGISAIQMANMVGATPVALTRTSDKRDALLKLGAAHVIATEEQDLVKEVQKLTDGKGARIAFDPVGGPTVAKLASALCQFGILFQYGALSTEPTPLPLMDVLGKSLTIRGYVLFEWTVDAAQLEAGKKFVTDGLASGKLKPIVAKTFPLDQIVEAHRYMESNQQIGKIVVTV